In Halichondria panicea chromosome 9, odHalPani1.1, whole genome shotgun sequence, a genomic segment contains:
- the LOC135341464 gene encoding uncharacterized protein LOC135341464, whose translation MHRFPAVKETMVDRAGGQAGSSTDAILVKMQHTTYMNNIETCLVPLLPQEIKRIIQGRNSCIVAKLRQYFLLHTERITLSHPGDRICSNLMDINKYLQCHALYTSRAKGKAPDTSVVYYLFHAEVPQILLEMLHQACYDSDYFQEPKSYCIPYLAIEMLTCFIHPSSATFLFLPNKLFVDSSSRLESLADIVCGRALNWFIRFSASHFFGSASFTPEGKHWLFTHLDTYKELCSNMAKCGPFIKAQIKHGDVYSNDKAIVTQLKMFCEDGTPRYSARIFAHLVIGQCIYTFVNVLQYSHSDYAKFYKVSNTVRSANVLGNFHVVIKQVMSWTDPTHYLLPYLNGVSLCLEMEGGFEELLINDLKDCLEKDISVGIQSLNYWTHERKKRTFPCRLAWFLVHAFCLDNKLGSGWCIHIICWYLERAVDEVAFKLIECCGAELMDLAHLVDWDYPTQTKVQRVILEALLRYGGISHQDILGDIHDDTLKDLSELKDYCIEAAVFSKKAMCEDKMSIVVKQKRVGDSDKLKEEGNVHFKSARYTEAILSYTEAIAVCPLSARTKQAIYYSNRAECYLQASEYRKAIRDCNRSLCLDMSLQMKVQRRRARAYQKLDLDYAAWLDMKCMQEVLKVNKEEAGKEFEEAFLLLEKKLNIIKVDIQLELFRNFWFTWMLPEQY comes from the exons ATGCACAGGTTCCCTGCAGTGAAGGAAACAATGGTGGATCGTGCAGGAGGCCAAGCAGGGAGCTCTACTGACGCTATTTTGGTGAAGATGCAGCACACCACATACATGAATAACATTGAAACGTGTTTGGTGCCCCTCCTCCCTCAAGAAATCAAA AGGATTATCCAAGGCAGAAACTCGTGCATCGTTGCTAAACTCCGACAGTATTTCCTGCTCCACACCGAACGTATTACCCTCTCTCATCCTGGCGATCGAATTTGCTCGAATCTAATGGATATCAACAAATACCTTCAGtgtcatgcactgtacacGAGCAGGGCGAAAGGCAAGGCACCCGATACTTCTGTGGTATACTATTTATTCCATGCTGAAGTACCTCAGATTCTGCTGGAAATGCTCCACCAAGCTTGTTACGATTCTGACTACTTTCAAGAGCCCAAATCTTACTGTATACCGTACCTGGCTATTGAGATGCTTACTTGCTTTATACATCCCAGTTCTGCCACTTTTCTCTTCCTACCCAACAAACTCTTTGTTGACTCATCTTCACGTTTGGAATCTCTCGCTGACATTGTTTGTGGAAGAGCTCTGAACTGGTTTATTCGTTTTTCTGCTTCTCATTTTTTTGGATCTGCATCTTTCACCCCAGAAGGCAAACATTGGCTATTCACTCATCTCGACACCTACAAAGAGCTGTGTTCCAACATGGCCAAGTGTGGCCCCTTCATTAAAGCACAAATCAAGCATGGAGATGTCTACTCAAACGATAAAGCCATAGTCACTCAATTGAAAATGTTCTGTGAAGATGGTACGCCCAGGTACTCTGCTCGAATATTCGCTCATCTCGTTATAGGACAGTGCATCTACACCTTTGTCAACGTTCTCCAGTACAGCCACTCCGATTATGCCAAGTTTTACAAGGTATCTAACACCGTAAGATCGGCTAACGTATTGGGAAACTTCCATGTGGTAATCAAGCAAGTCATGAGTTGGACTGACCCCACACATTACCTCCTGCCCTATCTGAACGGTGTCAGCCTCTGTCTGGAAATGGAGGGAGGATTTGAAGAGCTGCTTATCAACGACCTCAAAGATTGCCTCGAAAAGGACATCTCTGTTGGCATTCAGAGCCTGAACTATTGGACCCACGAGCGAAAGAAGAGAACGTTTCCATGTCGCCTTGCATGGTTCTTGGTGCATGCATTTTGTTTGGATAACAAGCTAGGCTCAGGCTGGTGTATTCACATCATCTGCTGGTACCTGGAGAGAGCTGTAGATGAGGTGGCCTTCAAGCTGATCGAGTGCTGTGGGGCGGAGTTGATGGACTTGGCTCACCTGGTGGATTGGGACTACCCCACTCAAACAAAGGTGCAGAGGGTGATCCTGGAGGCTCTACTGAGGTATGGAGGGATCAGTCATCAGGACATCCTCGGAGACATCCACGATG ATACCCTGAAAGACCTGTCTGAGTTAAAGGACTACTGTATAGAGGCTGCAGTGTTCTCCAAGAAGGCTATGTGTGAAGACAAGATGAGTATCGTCGTCAAGCAAAAAAGAGTTGG AGATTCTGACAAGCTTAAGGAGGAGGGGAACGTTCACTTCAAGTCTGCTCGCTACACGGAGGCCATTTTGAGCTACACAGAGGCCATTGCTGTCTGTCCCCTCTCGGCTAGAACCAAGCAGGCTATCTACTACAG TAACCGTGCCGAGTGCTACCTGCAAGCATCTGAGTACAGGAAAGCCATCCGTGACTGCAACAGGTCACTGTGTCTGGATATGTCATTACAGATGAAAGTTCAGCGGAGGAGGGCAAGAGCATATCA